The following proteins come from a genomic window of Frankia casuarinae:
- the rlmB gene encoding 23S rRNA (guanosine(2251)-2'-O)-methyltransferase RlmB, whose translation MAGAARRDSGIARGGQGGRAAKAGSHRKGASTGSGGHGRKALEGRGATPPAQLRPGHPAQRRAAAAAAARSASAGAERGRAAAGRRGDGGRAVAAAATTGPSAVGGSAGAGRPRRTEGDELVVGRNAVVEALRAGVPSSTLFIAGGLDFDERLADARRLAGRAGIAVADVGRTDLDRMCGTAPHQGLALVVPPFRYAHPDDLLARARSSPPGLLVALDGVTDPRNLGAVVRSAAAFGAHGVVVPERRAAGVTAAAWKTSAGAAARLPVARATNLARTLVSYAAGGQFVVGLAADSEVSIDELTMATDPLVLVIGSEGRGLSRLVEQRCDVRVRIPMAGAVESLNAGVAAGITLAEIARRRRIG comes from the coding sequence ATGGCCGGCGCCGCTCGCCGGGACAGCGGGATCGCCCGCGGCGGTCAGGGCGGTCGGGCCGCCAAGGCCGGTTCCCACCGCAAGGGGGCCTCCACGGGCAGCGGCGGTCACGGCCGCAAGGCGCTGGAGGGCCGTGGGGCCACTCCGCCCGCGCAGCTGCGCCCCGGCCATCCCGCCCAGCGTCGTGCGGCGGCGGCTGCGGCGGCCCGTTCCGCCTCGGCCGGAGCCGAGCGGGGTCGAGCGGCCGCCGGCCGGCGCGGGGATGGTGGCCGCGCCGTCGCAGCTGCGGCCACCACCGGGCCGAGCGCCGTGGGGGGTTCCGCGGGGGCCGGGCGCCCACGGCGGACCGAGGGCGACGAGCTGGTGGTCGGGCGCAACGCGGTGGTCGAGGCGCTGCGGGCCGGGGTACCGTCGTCGACCCTTTTCATCGCCGGCGGGCTGGACTTCGACGAGCGGCTCGCCGACGCCCGCCGGCTCGCCGGGCGGGCCGGGATCGCCGTGGCCGACGTCGGCCGCACGGATCTCGACCGGATGTGTGGCACCGCTCCGCATCAGGGTCTCGCCCTCGTGGTACCGCCGTTCCGGTATGCCCATCCGGATGATCTCCTCGCCCGCGCGCGCTCGTCCCCTCCGGGTCTGCTGGTGGCGTTGGACGGGGTCACCGATCCTCGCAACCTCGGGGCCGTGGTGCGCTCGGCCGCCGCCTTCGGTGCCCACGGCGTCGTCGTTCCGGAGCGTAGGGCCGCCGGCGTGACCGCCGCGGCCTGGAAGACCTCGGCGGGGGCTGCCGCCCGGCTGCCGGTGGCGCGCGCCACCAACCTCGCCCGCACGCTCGTCTCCTACGCGGCGGGCGGCCAGTTCGTTGTCGGTCTGGCCGCGGACAGTGAAGTGAGCATCGACGAGCTCACGATGGCGACCGACCCCCTCGTCCTGGTGATCGGTTCCGAGGGACGCGGGTTGTCCAGGCTGGTCGAGCAGCGCTGCGACGTGAGGGTCCGGATCCCCATGGCGGGTGCGGTGGAGTCCCTCAACGCGGGGGTGGCCGCCGGGATCACGCTGGCCGAGATCGCCCGCCGCCGTCGGATCGGCTGA
- a CDS encoding ABC transporter ATP-binding protein, with the protein MDSVAGGVPHQEIRSPGIGSRGAGQNGTGLDDVGTAVDNLVSRRVERHAALRSYLRFVATFKGPALLVVGVFVLSNSLLAVIPVLIGLLVQALASAPVQTHDAYLYAGVLLACNIGHDLTWRGAEVLYLRLLNHRGYEYENILFGNVINERYPYFVGKFTGKISSYVSTLGREFREILETACFTYVEQLVKVPAILMIMFSVNLYSGLTFLGSVAIMLLVGRHTVRRSARAEKRLADEVSEMDGYVIDVISNFVSVKSFLQEEAEYERVRRRRRQVIAAAYRSSFWSIVFWTSMSLVVRYLVWPVSIVLNLYLFLHGEMSLAQFTTFLSALVLFSDFIWGTVWEIAQLNLRLARIEEAYHYLFAGRNILSAGPDNSASPDNSAGSAGSGRPAVLPAVSGRLQFQGLSFAYPENDRNLVLAGIDLAIERGEKIGIVGRSGSGKTTFIKLLLGYYPLPPGMVAVDGVPVSNRQLARGISYVPQDTTLFHRSIRDNIVYGTAGPVTQAQVEAAALRAHAHSFISRAPDGYDTVVGERGIKLSTGQRQRIAIARAFLDDKPILILDEATSALDSESEVLVQNALENLWRDKTVIAVAHRLSTLLHMDRIVVLDDGRVVEQGSHRELLERRGRYHRLWQRQSGGMIPVE; encoded by the coding sequence ATGGACAGCGTGGCCGGCGGGGTTCCGCATCAGGAGATACGGTCGCCTGGCATCGGTTCCCGTGGCGCCGGTCAAAACGGCACCGGCCTGGACGATGTCGGCACCGCCGTGGACAACCTCGTTTCCCGCCGGGTGGAGCGGCATGCCGCCCTGCGTTCCTATCTGCGTTTCGTCGCGACCTTCAAGGGGCCGGCTCTCCTGGTCGTCGGTGTCTTCGTCCTGTCCAACAGCCTGCTCGCCGTGATACCGGTCCTCATCGGCCTTCTCGTGCAGGCTCTCGCCAGCGCCCCGGTACAGACCCACGACGCGTACCTGTACGCCGGCGTCCTTCTCGCGTGCAACATCGGCCATGACCTGACCTGGCGTGGTGCCGAGGTGCTGTATCTCCGGCTACTCAACCACCGGGGCTACGAATACGAGAACATTCTCTTTGGAAATGTCATAAACGAGCGATATCCATACTTCGTCGGCAAGTTCACCGGAAAGATCAGCAGCTATGTGAGCACGCTCGGCCGCGAGTTCCGAGAGATCCTCGAGACGGCGTGCTTCACGTACGTTGAACAGCTGGTCAAGGTTCCGGCGATCCTAATGATCATGTTTTCGGTTAACCTTTACTCGGGCCTGACCTTCCTGGGTTCCGTCGCGATCATGCTTCTTGTTGGCAGGCACACCGTCCGTCGTTCGGCCCGCGCGGAGAAGCGGCTCGCGGACGAGGTCTCGGAGATGGACGGTTACGTGATCGACGTCATCTCGAACTTCGTGAGCGTGAAGTCGTTCCTCCAGGAGGAGGCCGAGTACGAGCGGGTCCGCCGGCGTCGTCGCCAGGTCATCGCCGCCGCGTATCGCTCGTCCTTCTGGAGCATTGTGTTCTGGACCTCGATGAGCCTCGTGGTCCGGTACCTCGTCTGGCCGGTGTCGATCGTCCTCAACCTGTATCTATTCCTCCACGGTGAGATGAGCCTGGCCCAGTTCACGACCTTTCTCTCCGCGCTGGTCCTCTTCTCCGACTTTATCTGGGGGACGGTGTGGGAGATTGCGCAGCTCAATCTCCGACTCGCCCGCATCGAGGAGGCCTACCACTACCTCTTCGCCGGTCGGAACATCCTGTCAGCCGGTCCGGATAATTCGGCCAGTCCGGATAATTCAGCCGGTTCAGCTGGTTCAGGCCGTCCTGCGGTTCTTCCCGCGGTTTCCGGTCGGCTGCAGTTCCAGGGCCTGTCGTTCGCCTATCCCGAGAACGACCGGAACCTCGTGCTCGCGGGCATCGACCTGGCCATCGAGCGGGGCGAAAAGATCGGCATCGTGGGTCGCAGCGGAAGCGGCAAGACGACGTTCATCAAGCTGTTGCTAGGCTACTACCCGCTCCCACCGGGCATGGTCGCCGTGGACGGTGTTCCGGTGTCCAACCGCCAGCTCGCTCGGGGTATCTCCTACGTTCCGCAGGACACCACCCTCTTCCACCGGTCCATCCGGGACAACATCGTCTACGGGACCGCGGGCCCGGTGACCCAGGCGCAGGTGGAGGCGGCGGCGCTGCGGGCCCACGCGCACAGCTTCATCTCGCGGGCGCCCGACGGTTACGACACCGTCGTCGGGGAACGTGGCATCAAACTCTCGACCGGGCAACGGCAGCGGATCGCCATTGCCCGCGCCTTCCTGGACGACAAACCCATCCTCATTCTGGACGAGGCGACGAGCGCGCTGGACAGCGAGAGCGAGGTACTCGTCCAGAACGCACTCGAGAACCTGTGGCGAGACAAGACGGTGATCGCCGTCGCGCACCGGCTGTCGACCCTGCTGCACATGGACCGCATCGTCGTCCTCGACGACGGCCGCGTCGTGGAGCAGGGGTCCCATCGCGAGCTGCTCGAGCGGCGGGGGCGCTACCACCGGCTGTGGCAGCGGCAGAGCGGAGGAATGATCCCGGTCGAGTAG
- a CDS encoding lipase, protein MARRRYFHLLSALAIAGLAVACSGAGGTESGAGRSPALARELAEAAVAAPDASRLPILFVHGSLGSGSLFETPAQRFTANGYPVDYVEAFDYDASSSANSVEEVLPDLDAKIASILKATGAKKLDLVAHLEGAALSERYLTSSSDRANRVAHYVTVGGSLAGRPPAGVPTLAVWGENDPTRRVEGAVNVRFVDQDRAQLLTSTATFREMYRFLTGTTPHTTDVVPKQGPIEISGRALRYPMNVGVRDARLEVHRVDPRTGRRGANSLKGYFHLSGDGSWGPFRGDGASTYEFVIVRGGEPDHHFYYQPFRRDDHLVRLLTSQPGQEIGGGMETGPGHTDLVVERPLEWWGDQGNADDVLSIDGKNVLNAADAPRSKLALGVYLFDRNSDGVTHLTMPIPAYFGIGFITGVDVFIPAGERSVEVAMTPRGKTAHRSVLQVPAWPSDRHRVTLHFTGEG, encoded by the coding sequence GTGGCTCGCCGCCGTTACTTCCACCTGCTGAGCGCGCTTGCCATCGCCGGACTGGCGGTCGCCTGTTCCGGCGCTGGTGGCACGGAGTCCGGCGCGGGACGCTCCCCGGCGCTCGCGCGGGAGCTGGCGGAGGCCGCGGTCGCCGCCCCGGACGCCTCTCGCCTCCCGATCCTGTTCGTGCACGGCAGCCTTGGGTCGGGCAGCCTCTTCGAGACACCGGCGCAACGATTCACCGCAAACGGCTATCCCGTCGACTACGTCGAGGCCTTCGACTACGATGCGTCGTCCTCGGCCAACTCCGTCGAGGAGGTCCTTCCGGACCTCGATGCGAAGATCGCTAGTATCCTCAAGGCAACCGGGGCGAAGAAGCTCGATCTGGTGGCACATCTCGAGGGCGCCGCGCTAAGCGAGCGGTACCTGACCAGCTCATCCGACCGGGCGAACCGGGTCGCGCACTACGTCACCGTCGGAGGCTCGCTCGCGGGTAGACCCCCGGCCGGAGTGCCCACCCTGGCGGTCTGGGGCGAGAACGATCCGACCCGGCGCGTCGAGGGGGCCGTCAACGTGCGGTTCGTCGACCAGGACCGCGCCCAGCTCCTGACCTCGACGGCCACCTTCAGGGAGATGTACCGGTTTCTCACCGGAACCACTCCGCACACGACCGACGTGGTGCCGAAGCAGGGCCCGATCGAGATCTCCGGCCGGGCCCTGCGCTATCCGATGAATGTCGGTGTGCGGGACGCCAGGCTGGAGGTTCACCGGGTCGACCCACGGACGGGTCGGCGGGGGGCGAACAGCCTCAAAGGTTATTTCCACCTCTCCGGCGACGGATCCTGGGGTCCGTTCCGAGGTGACGGCGCCTCCACCTACGAGTTCGTGATCGTACGCGGCGGGGAACCCGACCACCACTTCTACTACCAGCCGTTCCGCCGCGACGATCACCTCGTACGTCTGCTGACGAGCCAGCCGGGCCAGGAGATCGGCGGCGGGATGGAGACCGGTCCCGGGCACACCGATCTGGTCGTCGAACGCCCGCTCGAATGGTGGGGGGACCAGGGGAACGCCGACGACGTCCTCAGCATCGACGGGAAGAACGTGCTGAACGCCGCCGACGCGCCCCGGTCCAAACTGGCCCTGGGCGTCTACCTGTTCGACCGGAATTCCGACGGCGTCACCCACCTCACAATGCCGATTCCGGCGTATTTCGGGATCGGCTTCATCACCGGCGTAGATGTGTTCATCCCGGCGGGTGAGCGCTCGGTCGAAGTCGCGATGACGCCGCGGGGAAAGACAGCCCACCGGAGCGTTCTCCAGGTGCCCGCCTGGCCGTCGGACCGGCATCGCGTCACTCTGCACTTCACCGGCGAGGGCTGA
- a CDS encoding ABC transporter substrate-binding protein yields MKKLGAGVAVAALLVVTAGLTGCGSGSTTGAGSASAADARSAPAGTRYPVEVANCGRTLHFDEAPARVVSGWTTSTELLIELGLTDRIVGQYNTSSGTPAAKYASVEAKLPALGTGAPTREALLAARPDLIWADGSYLFDGRQLPTIAELAAQGTQVMILSGFCTDDATKATVRDVDTDLTALGMIFGIPGRARQVQADINERLRQVATKIQGRDPVPVAVVATYQGTVYTYDGVYTDIARLAGARNIYAGTLPKGKYFSELSVEDLISKNPGTLVYLLSGSETEAEARKFLTSRLPTVAAVRNNRVFFLPQSDSANLAGVEGVTKLAAALHA; encoded by the coding sequence ATGAAGAAACTCGGCGCCGGCGTCGCGGTCGCTGCCCTGCTCGTTGTTACCGCCGGTCTCACCGGCTGCGGGTCCGGTTCGACCACCGGCGCGGGCAGTGCGAGCGCGGCCGATGCCCGGTCGGCCCCGGCCGGTACCCGCTATCCCGTTGAGGTGGCGAACTGCGGCCGGACCCTGCACTTCGACGAGGCCCCGGCGCGGGTCGTCTCCGGGTGGACCACCAGTACCGAGCTCCTCATCGAACTGGGCCTGACGGACCGGATTGTTGGCCAGTACAACACCAGCAGCGGCACACCGGCGGCGAAGTACGCCAGTGTGGAGGCGAAGCTACCCGCCCTCGGTACCGGCGCACCGACCCGGGAGGCGCTGCTCGCCGCCCGGCCCGACCTGATCTGGGCGGATGGCAGCTATCTGTTTGACGGCCGGCAGCTCCCCACGATCGCCGAGCTGGCCGCCCAGGGCACCCAGGTGATGATTCTCAGCGGGTTCTGCACCGACGACGCCACCAAGGCGACGGTCCGTGACGTCGATACCGACCTGACCGCGCTCGGCATGATCTTCGGCATTCCGGGCCGGGCCAGGCAGGTCCAGGCCGACATCAACGAACGGCTCCGCCAGGTCGCGACGAAGATCCAGGGCAGGGACCCCGTCCCGGTCGCGGTGGTCGCCACCTACCAGGGAACCGTCTACACCTACGACGGCGTCTACACCGACATCGCGCGGCTCGCCGGGGCGCGGAACATCTACGCGGGCACCCTGCCCAAGGGCAAATACTTCAGTGAGCTGTCGGTGGAGGACCTCATCAGCAAGAATCCCGGCACCCTCGTCTATCTGCTCAGCGGCAGCGAAACCGAGGCCGAGGCCCGCAAGTTCCTCACCTCCCGGCTCCCGACCGTGGCGGCAGTCCGCAACAACCGTGTGTTCTTCCTCCCGCAGTCGGACTCGGCCAACCTCGCCGGCGTGGAAGGCGTGACAAAGCTGGCCGCCGCGCTGCACGCCTGA
- a CDS encoding FecCD family ABC transporter permease: MGAADAVRLRAVAALRPARGMPAVTACAVLPRTARGARGRFLITLLALVLATPIVVGAAIGVGSVSVPPGEVWSSVVAHLTGNGAQSSMINDQIIWQVRTPRVLLAFVVGAGLAVAGAVLQAVVRNPLADPYVLGVSSGASVAAVAVLTLGGVSSSGLAAAVGVSGAAFIGAVLTLALVIALGRRRGYLDPQRLLLAGVALTYLFQAGTSYLQLRVGSNQLAAVLFWLLGTVSGAEWDTLGLPACIVVAATLWLLAQARSLNALLLGDEAAASLGIPVSRLRTQLLIVTAALTASVISVAGGVAFVGLIAPHCVRMLIGSDHRRLLPVTALLGGTFLVLADLLGRVVARPLELPLSIITAVAGVPFFLVLLRRSGRASGAS; encoded by the coding sequence GTGGGTGCCGCGGACGCGGTACGGCTGCGGGCGGTGGCGGCGCTTCGACCCGCCCGCGGGATGCCCGCGGTCACTGCCTGCGCCGTGCTGCCGCGCACGGCGCGCGGCGCGCGCGGCAGATTCTTGATCACTCTGCTCGCCCTGGTGCTGGCGACACCGATCGTTGTTGGGGCAGCGATCGGCGTGGGTTCGGTATCGGTGCCTCCCGGTGAGGTGTGGTCCAGCGTCGTGGCTCATCTGACCGGCAACGGTGCTCAGTCCTCGATGATCAACGATCAGATTATCTGGCAGGTGCGGACGCCGCGGGTGTTGCTGGCGTTCGTGGTGGGTGCGGGCCTGGCCGTGGCCGGAGCCGTGCTGCAGGCGGTGGTGCGTAACCCCCTCGCCGATCCGTATGTGCTGGGCGTGTCCTCGGGTGCCTCCGTCGCCGCGGTCGCTGTCCTCACCCTGGGAGGGGTCTCGTCGTCGGGGCTTGCCGCGGCGGTGGGGGTGTCGGGGGCGGCGTTCATCGGTGCCGTTCTCACCCTGGCTCTCGTGATCGCGTTAGGGCGTAGGCGCGGTTACCTGGACCCGCAACGGCTGCTGCTCGCGGGGGTGGCGCTGACCTATCTGTTCCAGGCTGGCACCAGCTACCTGCAGTTGCGGGTCGGCTCGAACCAACTCGCCGCGGTGCTGTTCTGGCTGCTGGGAACGGTGTCGGGGGCCGAGTGGGACACACTGGGGCTGCCCGCGTGCATCGTCGTGGCCGCGACGCTGTGGCTGCTGGCGCAGGCCCGGTCGTTGAATGCCTTGCTGCTCGGTGATGAGGCCGCCGCCTCGCTGGGGATCCCGGTCAGCCGGCTGCGGACCCAGCTGCTGATCGTCACCGCCGCTCTGACAGCGTCCGTCATCTCCGTCGCCGGCGGTGTCGCGTTCGTCGGCCTCATTGCGCCGCACTGCGTGCGGATGCTTATCGGGTCGGACCACCGGCGGCTGCTCCCGGTAACGGCGCTGCTGGGCGGAACGTTCCTCGTGCTGGCCGATCTCCTCGGCCGGGTCGTGGCCCGGCCGTTGGAGCTGCCGTTGAGCATTATCACCGCGGTCGCCGGGGTGCCCTTCTTCCTCGTGCTGCTGCGCCGGTCGGGACGGGCGAGTGGTGCCTCGTGA
- a CDS encoding peptide deformylase produces the protein MSYESGPYRVSPRLLAREDFRAACATRDFRTVFRLMKKYDGASQNRIASPVEGLSQSRVSRIMQGEDHIARLSLIERITDALRIPGSYFHLAARPWEAARDVREPPGPPTVPAGSGPTPVAHVATPSVDPAPAPGPVVAESPGRLPPGPGGLVVEEDRAELRYDDSMYVAHQRRRLLNAGSEPVTRYLMRISVDRFPGDPERSARLYRSDPLRWEDLQLSAHCGGEQMAWQVKTDWDALKEVWLLFENSRGRFPLYPGESAWINYSYQVSREKWGPWFQRAVRVPTSFLSVRLDFPAELDPVVWGMETSMTADAFPLRTAVARTDSGDRRIFTWSTTEPPLHARYRLEWNFRATVPERDPATETGTRPSDQMAAVGIVQEGEAILRQPARPFALPNEAEDARRVVAELSSALERVSALHTFGKGLGIAAPQVGINRAAAIVRTAGGDTLTLLNPSVIETSRETDEQYEGCLSFFDVRGLVPRPLELHVEHTDIDGNRHITVYRQGLARLVAHEIDHLHGQLYTDRMRAGTTPIPVEQYRGTGSAWSYNR, from the coding sequence ATGTCGTACGAATCTGGACCTTACCGGGTATCGCCCAGGCTGCTGGCCCGGGAGGACTTCCGGGCGGCGTGCGCGACGCGGGACTTCCGCACGGTGTTCCGGCTGATGAAGAAGTACGACGGTGCCAGCCAGAATCGCATCGCATCTCCGGTGGAAGGGCTCAGCCAGAGCAGGGTCAGCCGGATCATGCAGGGCGAGGACCACATCGCCCGGCTCTCCCTGATCGAACGCATCACCGACGCGCTGCGCATCCCGGGCAGTTATTTCCACCTGGCCGCACGGCCGTGGGAGGCGGCACGGGACGTGCGCGAGCCGCCCGGGCCGCCAACGGTTCCGGCCGGATCCGGCCCGACGCCGGTAGCCCACGTCGCGACCCCCTCCGTCGACCCGGCCCCGGCCCCCGGCCCCGTCGTCGCCGAGAGCCCGGGCCGGCTCCCCCCCGGACCGGGGGGCCTGGTCGTCGAGGAGGACCGGGCCGAACTCCGCTACGACGACAGCATGTACGTCGCCCACCAGCGAAGACGTCTTCTCAACGCCGGCAGCGAACCGGTAACCCGGTATCTGATGCGGATATCGGTCGACCGGTTCCCGGGAGATCCGGAACGCTCCGCGCGGTTGTACCGATCCGATCCGCTGCGCTGGGAGGACCTCCAGCTCAGCGCGCACTGTGGCGGCGAGCAGATGGCCTGGCAGGTCAAGACCGACTGGGACGCGCTCAAGGAGGTCTGGCTGCTCTTCGAGAACAGCCGAGGACGATTTCCGCTCTATCCCGGCGAATCGGCGTGGATCAACTACAGCTACCAGGTAAGCAGGGAGAAGTGGGGGCCGTGGTTCCAGCGTGCCGTGCGGGTACCGACGAGTTTCCTCTCGGTGCGGCTGGACTTTCCGGCCGAGCTGGATCCCGTGGTCTGGGGCATGGAGACGTCGATGACCGCCGATGCCTTCCCGTTGCGGACCGCAGTCGCCCGCACCGACTCCGGCGACCGGCGGATCTTCACCTGGTCGACCACCGAGCCGCCGCTGCACGCCCGCTACCGGCTGGAATGGAACTTCCGGGCCACCGTGCCGGAACGTGATCCGGCCACGGAGACCGGAACACGTCCCAGCGATCAGATGGCGGCCGTCGGCATCGTGCAGGAGGGTGAGGCGATCCTGCGGCAGCCGGCCCGCCCGTTCGCTCTGCCCAACGAGGCCGAAGACGCGCGCCGGGTCGTCGCCGAACTGTCCTCCGCCCTCGAACGGGTGTCCGCCCTGCACACCTTCGGCAAGGGCCTGGGCATCGCCGCGCCGCAGGTCGGCATCAACCGCGCCGCGGCGATCGTGCGTACCGCGGGCGGCGACACGCTCACGCTGCTCAACCCCAGCGTCATCGAGACCTCCCGAGAGACCGACGAGCAGTACGAGGGCTGCCTGAGCTTCTTCGACGTCCGTGGCCTCGTCCCCCGGCCGCTGGAGCTGCACGTCGAACACACCGATATCGATGGCAACCGGCACATCACCGTCTATCGGCAGGGGCTGGCGCGGCTCGTCGCTCACGAGATCGATCACCTGCACGGTCAGCTCTACACGGATCGGATGCGGGCCGGAACCACACCGATCCCGGTGGAGCAGTACCGGGGTACCGGCTCGGCCTGGTCCTACAACCGCTGA
- a CDS encoding MFS transporter, with protein sequence MSTVPAFRLFLASRAVSWAGSAMTLVALPVLLFQRTGSGTLAGVLVGLEAVPYLVLGLPAGALVDRWDHRRTMVVTSCLSGLTMASIPVANWAGVLTTPHLLISAVLVASVFVFFDAASFGAVPAIVGRDAVAAATGAMVSVSTVVNLVGPAVGGVAAATVGAASVLALDALSYLVGAILLSRARWAVPAAADRSRADRSGPAGSRVSRTRRDIAEGLGYIRGHRLIRTLTLLGAGSSLSGGAVTGLVVVVAVRQFGLPDDDPRIGLLYVAAALGTLIVSQLLSRVHRHVPTGTITLGALGASTLALIGWSLNTAWLPGMGILLLWQASTSLVILNGIVVRQAVTPLRLQARVNTTARMIAWGGTPLGAVLAGILADAWGTRAALLTASAGVGLALVAGLMAGLGHTGRLQDLIRADEAPANPPQAGPGGPDAAVRAVTAAE encoded by the coding sequence ATGAGTACGGTACCCGCCTTCCGGCTTTTCCTGGCGAGCCGGGCTGTCTCCTGGGCGGGTTCGGCGATGACGCTCGTCGCGCTCCCGGTGCTGCTTTTCCAGCGCACCGGGAGCGGCACGCTCGCGGGCGTGCTGGTCGGTCTCGAAGCGGTGCCCTACCTCGTGCTCGGACTGCCCGCTGGTGCCCTGGTCGACCGCTGGGATCACCGGCGCACGATGGTGGTCACCAGTTGCCTCAGCGGCCTGACGATGGCCAGCATCCCCGTGGCCAACTGGGCGGGTGTCCTCACCACACCCCATCTGCTGATCTCCGCGGTGCTTGTCGCATCGGTCTTCGTGTTCTTCGATGCGGCCAGCTTCGGCGCAGTCCCGGCGATCGTGGGACGGGACGCGGTGGCCGCGGCGACCGGGGCGATGGTGTCGGTGAGCACCGTTGTCAACCTGGTCGGGCCGGCCGTCGGCGGGGTGGCCGCGGCCACGGTGGGCGCAGCCAGTGTGCTCGCCCTCGATGCGCTCAGCTACCTGGTCGGTGCCATCCTGCTCTCCCGGGCGCGCTGGGCCGTGCCGGCCGCAGCCGACCGGAGCAGGGCCGACCGGAGCGGGCCGGCTGGCAGCCGGGTGAGCCGGACCCGTCGCGACATCGCCGAGGGCCTGGGTTACATCCGGGGGCATCGCCTCATCCGGACTCTGACCCTGCTCGGGGCCGGCAGCAGCCTGTCCGGGGGCGCGGTCACCGGCCTGGTCGTCGTCGTCGCGGTACGGCAGTTCGGCCTTCCCGACGACGACCCGCGGATCGGTCTCCTCTACGTCGCCGCCGCGCTCGGAACGCTGATCGTCAGCCAGCTGCTCAGCCGCGTGCACCGACACGTCCCCACCGGAACGATCACACTCGGTGCGCTCGGAGCCAGCACGCTCGCCCTGATCGGCTGGTCTCTGAACACGGCGTGGCTGCCAGGGATGGGCATCCTGCTGCTCTGGCAGGCCAGCACCTCCCTGGTCATCCTAAACGGCATCGTCGTCCGGCAAGCCGTCACCCCCCTACGCCTGCAGGCCCGGGTCAACACCACCGCGAGGATGATCGCCTGGGGCGGAACGCCGCTGGGTGCCGTGCTCGCCGGCATCCTCGCCGATGCCTGGGGCACCCGGGCCGCTCTGCTGACCGCCTCGGCCGGCGTCGGCCTGGCGCTGGTAGCGGGCCTGATGGCAGGCCTCGGCCACACCGGCAGGCTTCAGGACCTGATCAGGGCCGACGAGGCACCGGCCAACCCGCCGCAGGCCGGGCCCGGTGGGCCGGACGCCGCGGTCCGGGCGGTGACAGCCGCCGAATGA
- a CDS encoding ABC transporter ATP-binding protein, whose amino-acid sequence MTGLRLEGLGVVADGVQIVRDLTVGCPPGAFVGLVGPNGSGKSTVLKTVYRVVRPTSGAVLLDGTDLVRDLTPRQSARRVAALAQESPDGFDFTVLEVVATGRTPHQSAWSPTSTGDHEIISAALDTVGMAAHAGRAFASLSGGEKQRVLLARALVQAPSVLILDEPTNHLDISTQLSLLELVRSLGITVLAALHDLNLATAFCDRLYVLHDGAVICSGKPEDVLTADLIGRVFGVRADRSVHPVTGRLQLAFSSLPFPSLPSSSLPGTDEPAPVVAGAEIPIKQ is encoded by the coding sequence GTGACGGGCCTTCGCCTGGAAGGTCTGGGTGTCGTCGCCGACGGGGTACAGATCGTGCGCGACCTGACGGTCGGCTGTCCCCCCGGCGCCTTCGTCGGCCTGGTCGGTCCGAACGGCAGCGGGAAGTCGACCGTGCTGAAGACGGTCTACCGGGTGGTGCGGCCGACGTCCGGTGCGGTGCTGCTCGACGGAACTGACCTGGTCAGGGACCTCACCCCGCGCCAGTCGGCGCGGCGGGTCGCGGCCCTGGCGCAGGAAAGCCCCGATGGCTTTGACTTCACCGTCCTTGAGGTGGTCGCGACCGGGCGGACCCCCCACCAGAGCGCGTGGAGCCCGACCTCGACCGGGGATCATGAGATCATCTCGGCCGCGCTCGACACCGTGGGCATGGCCGCGCACGCCGGGCGGGCGTTCGCGTCGCTGTCCGGCGGCGAGAAGCAGCGGGTCCTGCTGGCGCGCGCCCTCGTGCAGGCACCGTCGGTGCTGATCCTGGACGAGCCGACCAACCATCTGGATATCAGCACCCAGCTGAGCCTGCTGGAGTTGGTGCGCTCACTCGGGATCACCGTGCTCGCCGCGTTACATGACCTCAACCTCGCGACGGCCTTCTGTGACCGGCTCTATGTCCTGCACGACGGCGCGGTGATCTGTTCGGGCAAACCGGAGGACGTCCTGACCGCCGACCTCATCGGCCGCGTGTTCGGGGTGCGCGCCGACCGGAGCGTCCACCCGGTGACCGGCCGCCTCCAGCTCGCTTTCTCCAGTCTTCCCTTCCCCAGCCTGCCTTCTTCCAGCCTGCCCGGAACAGACGAGCCGGCCCCGGTGGTAGCTGGCGCGGAAATCCCGATAAAGCAATGA
- a CDS encoding transglycosylase family protein — MSNARSLARGLNRIRLGSRALIAATTLAASIGGGLALSQPASASTNADHFLSKVIPCESGGNPRAVNSIGAGGLFQFLPSTWHGVGGKGLPQHASVAEQWQRARILYAQQGTSPWYASKPCWGHKI; from the coding sequence ATGTCCAACGCTCGTTCGCTCGCTCGTGGTCTCAACCGCATCAGGCTCGGTTCCCGGGCCTTGATCGCCGCCACCACTCTCGCGGCCTCGATCGGCGGTGGCCTCGCGCTGTCCCAACCGGCCAGCGCGTCGACGAACGCCGACCACTTCCTCTCCAAGGTGATCCCTTGTGAGTCCGGGGGGAACCCCCGCGCGGTCAACTCCATCGGCGCCGGCGGGTTGTTCCAGTTTCTGCCCAGCACCTGGCACGGGGTCGGCGGCAAGGGTCTGCCGCAGCACGCCAGCGTCGCCGAGCAGTGGCAGCGCGCCCGCATCCTGTACGCCCAGCAGGGGACGAGCCCCTGGTACGCCTCGAAGCCGTGCTGGGGTCACAAGATCTGA